In Polaribacter sp. Hel_I_88, the following proteins share a genomic window:
- a CDS encoding thiamine pyrophosphate-dependent enzyme: protein MLQKTIPLNKQEITFNDFKKEVLSDYRIARISRECSLLGRREVLTGKAKFGIFGDGKEVPQLAWAKAFNKGDFRSGYYRDQTFMMAIGELTAQQFFAGLYAHTDIDADPMSAGRQMGGHFATHSLHDDGSWKDLTKQYNSSSDISPTAGQMPRLLGLAQASKVYRNEKSVQGKNKFSNKGNEVAWGTIGNASTSEGLFFETINAAGVLQVPMVMSVWDDEYGISVHAKHQTTKESISEILKGFQRDEKNKGYEIFVINGWDYVQLMDVYQKAAKIAREEHVPVLIHVKELTQPQGHSTSGSHERYKDKERLQWEKDHDCITKFREWILEFELETENGDILRFVDGEEDLIAIDREAKKEVTNAKRNAWNAFLNEIKSELIKATDLLKRVAVKSKNENFINKYTNDLSTISEPTRKDVLSTVKKCLWYLKDEEFSEKIELQNFIKSTQKNAQNRYSTHLLSETALSTSKVLEKKPTYAQEKNMVDARIIMRDNFDAILNKHKDVLIFGEDAGFIGDVNQGLEGLQEKFGDIRIFDTGIREATILGQGIGMAMRGLRPIAEIQYLDYLLYALQIMSDDLATLRYRTFGKQKAPLIIRTRGHRLEGIWHAGSPMGGIINNLRGIHVLVPRNMTKAAGFYNTLLEGDDPGLVIECLNGYRLKEELPTNLGEYKTPIGVVETIKEGTDITIVSYGSTLRIVEEAAKDLLQVGIDVEIIDAQSLLPFDSNHDCVKSVMKTNKLLVVDEDVPGGASAYLLQEILENQNGYEYLDSKPSTLTAKSHRTAYGTDGDYFSKPSAEDIFEKVYGIMHEFNPQKFKSLY from the coding sequence ATGTTGCAAAAAACAATTCCTTTAAATAAGCAAGAAATTACTTTTAACGATTTTAAAAAAGAAGTTTTAAGTGATTATAGAATTGCTAGAATTAGTAGAGAATGTAGTTTACTTGGAAGACGAGAAGTACTTACTGGAAAAGCTAAGTTTGGTATTTTTGGTGATGGAAAAGAAGTTCCTCAATTAGCTTGGGCAAAAGCTTTTAATAAAGGTGATTTTAGATCTGGTTATTACAGAGATCAAACTTTTATGATGGCGATTGGCGAGCTTACTGCACAGCAATTTTTTGCAGGTTTATATGCACATACAGATATTGATGCAGACCCAATGTCTGCAGGTAGGCAAATGGGTGGGCATTTTGCAACACACAGTTTACATGATGATGGAAGCTGGAAAGATTTAACAAAGCAATACAATTCTAGTTCAGATATTTCACCAACTGCTGGTCAAATGCCACGTTTATTAGGTTTGGCACAAGCATCTAAAGTTTACAGAAACGAAAAAAGTGTTCAAGGTAAAAACAAATTTTCTAACAAAGGAAACGAAGTTGCTTGGGGAACCATTGGAAACGCAAGTACAAGTGAAGGTCTGTTTTTTGAAACCATAAATGCAGCTGGTGTTTTACAAGTACCCATGGTAATGAGTGTTTGGGATGATGAATATGGAATTTCTGTACACGCAAAACATCAAACTACAAAAGAAAGTATTTCCGAAATTTTAAAAGGTTTTCAAAGAGATGAAAAAAATAAAGGGTACGAAATTTTTGTAATTAACGGTTGGGATTACGTGCAGTTAATGGACGTTTATCAAAAAGCAGCTAAAATTGCAAGAGAAGAACATGTACCAGTTTTAATTCACGTTAAAGAATTAACACAACCACAAGGACATTCAACTTCTGGTTCTCATGAACGTTATAAAGATAAAGAGCGTTTACAGTGGGAAAAAGACCACGATTGTATTACTAAATTTAGAGAATGGATTTTAGAATTTGAACTAGAAACAGAAAATGGAGATATTTTACGTTTTGTTGATGGTGAAGAAGATTTAATAGCCATTGATAGAGAAGCTAAAAAAGAAGTTACCAACGCAAAAAGAAATGCTTGGAATGCTTTTTTAAATGAAATAAAATCAGAACTTATTAAAGCTACTGATTTATTAAAAAGAGTTGCTGTAAAAAGTAAAAATGAGAATTTTATCAATAAATACACCAACGATTTAAGCACTATTTCAGAACCTACAAGAAAAGACGTTTTATCAACTGTAAAAAAATGTTTATGGTATTTAAAGGACGAAGAATTTAGCGAAAAAATTGAACTTCAAAATTTTATAAAATCTACACAAAAGAATGCGCAAAATAGGTATTCTACACATTTATTAAGTGAAACTGCTTTAAGTACATCAAAAGTTTTAGAGAAAAAACCAACATACGCTCAAGAAAAAAACATGGTAGATGCAAGAATCATCATGAGAGATAATTTTGATGCCATTTTAAACAAACATAAAGATGTATTAATTTTTGGTGAAGATGCTGGTTTTATTGGGGATGTAAACCAAGGTTTGGAAGGATTGCAAGAAAAATTTGGAGATATTAGAATCTTTGACACTGGAATTAGAGAAGCAACCATTTTAGGGCAAGGAATTGGAATGGCAATGAGAGGTTTAAGACCCATTGCAGAAATACAATATTTAGATTATTTGTTGTACGCGCTTCAAATTATGAGTGATGATTTAGCTACTTTACGTTACCGAACTTTTGGAAAACAGAAAGCGCCGTTAATTATCAGAACTCGTGGACATAGATTAGAAGGTATTTGGCATGCAGGTTCACCTATGGGTGGCATTATCAATAACTTGCGAGGAATCCATGTTTTAGTGCCAAGAAATATGACCAAAGCTGCAGGTTTTTACAACACACTTTTAGAAGGTGACGATCCTGGTTTAGTGATAGAATGTTTAAATGGTTATAGATTAAAGGAAGAATTACCAACCAATTTAGGCGAATATAAAACGCCAATTGGTGTTGTTGAAACCATCAAAGAAGGAACTGACATTACTATTGTTTCTTACGGTTCTACCTTAAGAATTGTAGAAGAAGCAGCAAAGGATTTATTGCAAGTTGGTATTGATGTAGAAATTATTGATGCACAAAGTTTATTACCATTTGATTCAAATCACGATTGTGTAAAAAGTGTCATGAAAACAAATAAATTATTAGTGGTTGATGAAGATGTTCCTGGAGGCGCTTCTGCGTATCTTTTACAAGAGATTTTGGAAAATCAAAATGGCTATGAATATTTAGACAGTAAACCCTCTACTCTAACAGCAAAATCTCACAGAACTGCTTACGGAACTGATGGTGATTATTTCTCAAAACCTTCTGCAGAAGACATTTTTGAAAAAGTTTATGGAATTATGCATGAATTCAATCCACAGAAATTTAAGAGTTTGTATTAA
- the uvrA gene encoding excinuclease ABC subunit UvrA, whose protein sequence is MKDQEYIEVYGARAHNLKNIDVKIPREKLVVITGLSGSGKSSLAFDTIYAEGQRRYIETFSAYARQFLGGLERPDVDKIDGLSPVISIEQKTTNKSPRSTVGTITEIYDFLRLLFARASDAYSYNTGEKMVSYSDEQIKELISTDFADKKIAVLAPLIKSRKGHYRELFEQISKQGFVRVRVDGEIKEIEKGMRLDRYKTHDIEVVIDRLLVNESSEKRLEETIKTALYSGNNIMMVIDIDDEKPRYFSRELMCPTTGIAYPNPEPNNFSFNSPKGACDTCNGLGVTQEINLNKVIPDNTISIKKGGIIPLGEQKNSWIFKQIQNIAERYQFKLTDAIKDIPKEALDIILNGGNEAFKIESKTVGVTRNYKIDFEGIVAFITGQFDNAESTSIKRWAKGFMDEVTCKTCDGKRLKKEALHFKITDKNISDLAQMDVTELAKLFSDIEKDLSEKQNTIASEILKEIRTRIQFLLDVGLDYLTLDRTSKSLSGGEAQRIRLATQIGSQLVGVLYILDEPSIGLHQRDNQKLIDSLIKLRDVGNSVLVVEHDEDMMKKADYVLDIGPGAGKHGGEIVSIGTYDEIIKTKTLTTDYLTGRKKIEVPKTRREGNGKTIKLKGASGNNLKNVSVEFPLGKMICVTGVSGSGKSTLINETLYPILNAHIYRGVKIPMPYKKIEGLEHLDKVIDIDQSPIGRTPRSNPATYTKTFDEIRSLFAKTPEAAIRGYKAGRFSFNVKGGRCETCQGGGVRVIEMNFLPDVQVECETCQGKRFNRETLEIRYKGKSISDVLNMTIEDATDFFEMIPKIHRKLKTIKDVGLGYITLGQQSTTLSGGEAQRIKLASELSKRDTGNTFYILDEPTTGLHFEDIRVLMEVLNKLANKGNTVLIIEHNLDVVKLADYVIDVGMEGGKKGGKILVTGTPEEVAKHKTSYTAKFLKKELN, encoded by the coding sequence TTGAAAGATCAAGAATATATAGAAGTTTACGGAGCTAGAGCACACAATTTAAAAAATATTGATGTAAAAATTCCTCGCGAAAAACTAGTGGTTATAACCGGTTTAAGTGGAAGTGGAAAATCTTCTTTAGCTTTTGATACCATTTATGCTGAAGGACAAAGACGTTATATAGAAACGTTTTCTGCCTATGCTCGCCAGTTTTTAGGAGGATTAGAAAGACCCGATGTTGATAAGATTGACGGACTTTCGCCAGTAATTTCTATCGAACAGAAAACTACGAATAAAAGTCCACGTTCTACAGTTGGTACCATTACAGAAATCTACGATTTTTTACGATTATTGTTTGCAAGAGCTTCTGATGCGTATTCTTATAATACTGGCGAAAAAATGGTCAGCTATTCTGATGAACAAATAAAAGAATTAATTTCTACAGATTTTGCTGATAAAAAAATTGCAGTTTTAGCGCCATTAATCAAATCAAGAAAAGGACATTATCGAGAACTTTTTGAGCAAATTTCTAAACAAGGTTTTGTAAGAGTTCGAGTTGATGGCGAAATCAAAGAAATAGAAAAAGGAATGCGTTTAGATAGATATAAAACGCATGATATTGAAGTTGTAATTGATCGACTTTTAGTAAACGAATCATCAGAAAAAAGATTAGAAGAAACCATAAAAACAGCTTTATATTCTGGGAATAATATTATGATGGTAATTGATATTGATGATGAAAAACCTCGATATTTTAGCCGTGAATTAATGTGCCCAACAACAGGAATTGCCTACCCAAATCCTGAACCTAATAATTTTTCTTTTAACTCGCCAAAAGGTGCTTGTGATACGTGTAATGGCTTAGGAGTTACCCAAGAAATCAACTTAAATAAAGTAATTCCAGATAATACTATTTCTATAAAAAAAGGTGGAATTATCCCTTTAGGAGAACAAAAAAATAGTTGGATTTTTAAACAGATTCAAAACATAGCAGAACGTTATCAATTTAAATTAACAGACGCCATTAAAGACATTCCAAAAGAAGCGTTGGATATTATTTTAAATGGTGGAAATGAAGCTTTTAAAATAGAATCTAAAACAGTTGGTGTTACAAGAAACTATAAAATAGATTTTGAAGGAATTGTTGCTTTTATAACAGGACAATTTGATAATGCTGAAAGTACTTCTATAAAACGTTGGGCAAAAGGTTTTATGGATGAAGTTACCTGCAAAACTTGCGATGGTAAACGTTTAAAAAAAGAAGCACTTCATTTTAAAATTACTGATAAAAACATTAGTGATTTAGCTCAAATGGATGTGACAGAATTGGCTAAATTATTTTCAGATATTGAAAAAGATTTATCAGAAAAACAAAACACAATTGCATCAGAAATATTAAAAGAAATACGAACTCGAATTCAGTTTCTACTGGATGTTGGTTTGGATTATTTAACGTTAGACAGAACCTCAAAATCGCTTTCTGGTGGAGAAGCTCAACGAATTCGTTTGGCAACTCAAATTGGTTCTCAATTAGTAGGTGTTTTATATATTTTAGATGAACCAAGTATTGGTTTGCATCAAAGAGATAATCAAAAATTAATAGATTCTTTGATAAAATTACGAGATGTTGGGAATTCTGTTCTAGTAGTTGAACATGATGAAGACATGATGAAAAAGGCCGACTATGTTTTAGATATTGGTCCAGGAGCAGGAAAACATGGAGGAGAAATTGTAAGTATTGGTACGTATGATGAAATCATCAAAACAAAAACATTAACTACAGATTATTTAACGGGTAGAAAAAAGATTGAAGTTCCTAAAACACGAAGAGAAGGCAATGGAAAAACCATCAAACTAAAAGGCGCTTCAGGAAATAATTTAAAAAATGTTTCTGTTGAGTTTCCTTTAGGTAAAATGATTTGTGTTACTGGAGTTTCTGGAAGTGGAAAATCTACCTTAATTAATGAAACTCTATATCCTATTTTAAACGCTCATATCTATAGAGGTGTAAAAATTCCTATGCCATATAAAAAAATTGAAGGTTTAGAACATTTAGATAAGGTAATTGATATTGACCAATCTCCTATAGGAAGAACACCAAGATCTAACCCAGCAACTTACACAAAAACGTTTGATGAAATTAGAAGTTTATTTGCAAAAACTCCTGAAGCTGCCATTCGTGGTTACAAAGCTGGGCGTTTTTCTTTTAATGTAAAAGGTGGACGTTGTGAAACCTGTCAAGGTGGAGGCGTTAGAGTTATCGAAATGAACTTTTTACCTGATGTGCAAGTGGAATGTGAAACCTGCCAAGGAAAACGTTTTAACAGAGAAACATTGGAAATTCGTTACAAAGGAAAATCGATTTCAGATGTTTTAAATATGACAATCGAAGATGCAACCGATTTCTTTGAAATGATTCCTAAAATCCACAGAAAACTAAAAACAATTAAAGATGTTGGTTTGGGTTATATAACACTTGGTCAGCAATCTACAACACTTTCTGGTGGTGAAGCTCAGCGTATAAAATTGGCATCAGAATTATCTAAAAGAGATACAGGAAATACGTTTTACATTTTAGACGAACCTACAACAGGACTTCATTTTGAAGATATAAGAGTGTTGATGGAAGTTTTAAATAAGTTAGCCAATAAAGGAAATACTGTTTTAATTATAGAACATAATTTAGATGTTGTAAAACTCGCAGATTATGTAATTGATGTTGGTATGGAAGGTGGCAAAAAAGGAGGAAAAATTCTAGTTACTGGCACTCCAGAAGAAGTTGCAAAACATAAAACAAGTTATACAGCCAAGTTTTTGAAAAAAGAATTAAATTAA
- a CDS encoding TIGR00730 family Rossman fold protein, whose product MTNDDRKIKEKLGQKTWNEIKTNDSWAIFKIMAEFVDGYEKLSKIGPSVSIFGSARTKPDHPYYILAEEIAYKLTQNGYGVITGGGPGIMEAGNKGARRGKGSSVGLNIELPFEQHDNPWIDKDKNLEFDYFFVRKVMFVKYSQGFIVMPGGFGTMDELFEAITLIQTKKIGRFPIVLVGTKFWGGLIDWIKDVLITEKNIGLEDLSLFRIVDTADEAVEHLNKFYAKYQLKPNF is encoded by the coding sequence ATGACAAACGACGATAGAAAAATAAAAGAGAAATTAGGACAAAAAACTTGGAACGAAATTAAAACAAATGACTCTTGGGCTATTTTTAAAATAATGGCCGAATTTGTTGATGGATATGAAAAGTTAAGTAAAATTGGTCCTTCTGTATCTATTTTTGGATCTGCAAGAACAAAACCAGATCATCCTTATTATATATTGGCAGAAGAAATTGCTTATAAATTAACTCAAAATGGGTATGGTGTAATAACTGGTGGTGGACCAGGAATTATGGAAGCTGGTAACAAAGGTGCAAGAAGAGGAAAAGGATCTTCAGTTGGTTTGAATATAGAATTGCCTTTTGAACAACATGACAATCCTTGGATTGACAAAGACAAAAATTTAGAATTCGACTACTTTTTTGTGCGTAAAGTTATGTTTGTAAAATACTCACAAGGTTTTATTGTAATGCCTGGAGGTTTTGGAACTATGGACGAGCTTTTTGAAGCGATTACCTTAATACAGACTAAAAAAATTGGACGTTTTCCTATTGTATTAGTAGGTACAAAATTTTGGGGAGGTTTAATAGATTGGATAAAAGATGTTTTAATTACAGAAAAAAATATAGGTTTAGAAGATTTAAGCTTGTTTAGAATTGTAGATACTGCTGATGAAGCTGTAGAACACTTGAATAAATTTTATGCTAAATATCAATTAAAACCTAACTTTTAA
- a CDS encoding aminopeptidase has protein sequence MKRLINIVVFFCFFSSSYSIAQQNSIAIKANLNVEKNELFIKQEIVFVNSTDSILSEIYLHNWANSFRDRKTPLSKRFIKDFRKDLYFAKPENLGKTTIKNLIVDFENNAFSELDDQADILKIDLIKPLLKNDSVKISVTYTVKIPNAKFTGYGKTKDGYHLRFWYITPAVYDQGWQLMSNLNIDDLYEKATDFTIDIDIPKDYVLESNLYQYQTKKETITNYYLVGKNKTDVILGINKKEQLKTFKTKKVTVYTDVFDEDLNDSTTIAFLTREFTFLEKFLGKYPHKEIYVDKATQSKDPVYGLTQLPSFLRPFEDEFRYDLTMFKALSSRFIENTLLLNKRQDYWLLDGLQNYLMIEYIEQFYPDAKLIGKFSDTWFVRTFEISKADFNDKYPLVYQFVSRSFLDQSLATSADSLSNFNRKIANKYKAGLAFRYLKGFIGDSVLNNTIQEFYQKNQTKIVNSNDFRNLLESKTNKELKWFFGDFIKTNKKIDYTIDELVEKEDSLQVTIRNKRNITTPVLLYGLNNREIIYKKWFTGISDTTTVSIPKQGVNKVTLNYENLYPELNTLDNWKRLQDKIFNKPLKFSLIKDIQDPYYNQIFYQPNFAYNFYNGLILGVSLHNKPLIKRNLEFSVAPSYATKSGSVVGSFSILFNQYFEKTSIYKMMYGVSGATSDYAPNLSYKSFSPFVNMIFKRKDLRDATQEAIRAKLLHIDKEIPFGQIKTAQDNYSVFSLSYNYVNPDIIKEFRQNYSLEIADNFSKVAADIRYRSLSSSDTQLDFRFYVGSFLSNRSTGDYFSFGLDRANDYLFQLNYFGRSEETGIFSQQFIIAEGGFKSVLPTRFANQYMVSLNSSIGLWRWVEFYNDVAFLKNKQEPLYFAYNNGIRLNFIHNIFEIYFPLYSNNGWEVSQSAYAEKIRFTVNGNLGAIYNFFRRGLL, from the coding sequence TTGAAGAGGCTTATAAACATTGTTGTTTTTTTCTGTTTTTTTAGCAGCAGTTATTCTATTGCTCAGCAGAACTCTATTGCTATTAAAGCAAACTTAAATGTAGAGAAAAATGAGTTATTTATAAAACAAGAAATTGTTTTTGTAAATTCTACAGACTCTATTTTGTCAGAAATATACCTTCATAATTGGGCGAACAGTTTTAGAGATCGAAAAACACCTTTATCAAAAAGGTTTATTAAAGATTTTAGAAAAGATTTATATTTTGCTAAACCAGAGAATTTAGGAAAAACTACCATAAAAAACCTAATCGTAGATTTTGAAAATAACGCGTTTAGCGAGCTAGATGATCAAGCTGATATTCTTAAAATTGATCTTATAAAGCCTTTATTAAAAAATGATAGCGTTAAAATATCTGTAACCTATACAGTAAAAATACCCAATGCTAAATTTACGGGTTATGGCAAAACTAAAGACGGTTATCATTTACGATTTTGGTATATAACTCCAGCAGTTTACGATCAAGGTTGGCAACTAATGAGCAATTTAAACATCGATGATTTATATGAAAAAGCAACCGATTTTACAATTGATATAGACATTCCAAAAGACTATGTTTTAGAAAGTAACTTATATCAATATCAAACAAAAAAAGAAACCATAACAAACTATTATTTAGTAGGCAAAAATAAAACCGATGTTATTTTAGGCATCAACAAAAAAGAGCAACTAAAAACTTTTAAAACTAAAAAGGTTACTGTTTATACAGATGTTTTTGATGAAGATTTAAACGATAGCACAACCATTGCTTTTTTAACAAGAGAATTTACCTTTTTAGAGAAGTTTCTAGGCAAATATCCTCATAAAGAAATCTATGTAGATAAAGCTACACAAAGCAAAGATCCTGTATATGGCTTAACACAACTGCCTAGCTTTTTAAGACCTTTTGAAGACGAATTTAGATATGATTTAACCATGTTTAAAGCTTTAAGTAGCAGATTTATAGAAAACACGTTGCTCTTAAATAAAAGACAAGATTACTGGTTGTTAGATGGTTTGCAAAATTATTTAATGATTGAATATATAGAGCAATTTTATCCTGATGCTAAATTAATTGGTAAATTTTCTGATACTTGGTTCGTTAGAACATTTGAAATATCTAAAGCCGATTTTAACGATAAATATCCTTTAGTATATCAATTTGTATCACGTAGTTTTTTAGATCAATCATTAGCAACTTCTGCAGATTCTTTATCAAACTTTAATAGAAAAATAGCCAATAAATACAAAGCAGGTTTGGCTTTTAGATATTTAAAAGGTTTTATAGGAGATAGCGTTTTAAACAATACTATTCAGGAATTTTATCAAAAAAACCAAACAAAAATTGTAAACAGTAACGATTTTAGAAACCTTTTAGAATCTAAAACCAACAAAGAATTGAAGTGGTTTTTTGGCGATTTTATTAAAACCAATAAAAAAATAGATTACACTATAGATGAACTTGTAGAAAAGGAAGACAGCTTACAAGTAACTATCAGAAATAAAAGAAATATAACAACACCTGTACTTTTATATGGTTTAAATAATCGAGAAATTATATACAAAAAATGGTTTACTGGTATTTCAGATACAACAACTGTTAGCATTCCAAAACAGGGTGTTAATAAAGTTACTTTAAACTACGAAAACCTATATCCAGAGTTAAACACGTTAGATAATTGGAAAAGATTACAAGATAAAATCTTTAACAAACCTCTAAAATTTAGTTTAATAAAAGATATTCAAGACCCTTACTATAATCAAATATTTTATCAACCAAATTTTGCTTATAATTTTTACAATGGTTTAATTTTAGGTGTAAGCCTACACAACAAACCATTAATTAAAAGAAACTTAGAGTTTTCTGTAGCACCTTCTTACGCCACTAAAAGTGGTTCGGTTGTTGGATCTTTTTCTATTTTATTCAATCAATATTTCGAAAAAACTAGCATTTATAAAATGATGTATGGAGTTTCTGGAGCAACATCAGATTATGCTCCGAATTTATCTTACAAATCTTTTTCGCCTTTTGTAAATATGATTTTTAAAAGAAAAGATTTAAGAGATGCTACTCAAGAAGCTATTAGAGCAAAATTATTACACATTGATAAAGAAATCCCTTTTGGTCAAATAAAAACAGCCCAAGATAATTACAGCGTATTTAGCCTAAGCTATAATTATGTGAATCCAGATATCATCAAAGAATTTAGGCAAAATTATAGTTTAGAAATTGCCGATAATTTTTCTAAAGTTGCTGCAGACATTCGTTATAGATCTTTATCCTCTTCAGATACACAGTTAGATTTTAGATTTTATGTAGGTTCTTTTTTAAGCAATAGATCTACTGGAGATTATTTTAGTTTCGGTTTGGATAGAGCAAATGATTATTTATTTCAACTCAATTATTTTGGACGCTCTGAAGAAACTGGTATTTTTAGTCAGCAATTTATTATAGCAGAAGGTGGTTTTAAATCTGTTTTACCTACAAGATTTGCAAATCAATATATGGTTTCTTTAAACTCCAGTATTGGTTTATGGAGATGGGTAGAATTTTATAATGATGTTGCTTTCTTAAAAAACAAACAAGAACCTTTGTATTTTGCTTATAATAATGGAATTCGACTCAATTTTATTCACAATATTTTTGAAATTTACTTTCCTTTATATTCCAACAATGGCTGGGAAGTATCTCAAAGTGCGTATGCTGAAAAAATTAGATTTACCGTTAATGGAAATTTAGGAGCCATTTATAATTTCTTTAGAAGAGGGCTTTTGTAA
- a CDS encoding DUF4291 domain-containing protein, translating to MNIKTKLYKEQLKEWPEMGHHIMAQFDDEKVIVYQSYRPEIGNFAFQNQYFGGAFSVHRMTWIKPNFLWMMYRNGWGTKVGQEIVLAIHLKREAFERYLNQAVYSSFQNDIYGSKEEWQAAVKNSNIRLQWDPDHDPYGNKLVRRAIQIGIRNLEIVKYAKEDILEIEDISEFVKEQHQFVLNNELDALLTPIEKPFIPSNKQTFKLLKLSGE from the coding sequence ATGAATATAAAAACAAAATTATATAAAGAGCAATTAAAAGAATGGCCAGAAATGGGGCATCATATAATGGCTCAGTTTGATGATGAAAAAGTAATTGTATATCAATCTTACAGACCAGAGATAGGAAATTTTGCTTTTCAGAATCAGTATTTTGGGGGTGCTTTTAGTGTACATAGAATGACTTGGATAAAACCAAATTTTCTTTGGATGATGTACAGAAATGGCTGGGGAACAAAAGTTGGACAAGAAATTGTTTTGGCAATTCATTTAAAGCGAGAAGCTTTTGAACGTTATTTAAATCAAGCTGTTTATTCTAGTTTTCAAAATGATATTTATGGAAGTAAAGAAGAATGGCAAGCTGCTGTAAAAAACTCAAATATCAGATTGCAATGGGATCCAGATCACGATCCTTATGGAAATAAATTAGTTAGAAGAGCTATACAAATAGGAATAAGAAATCTAGAAATAGTAAAATATGCCAAAGAAGATATTTTAGAAATTGAAGACATCTCTGAGTTTGTAAAAGAACAACATCAATTTGTTTTAAATAACGAGTTGGATGCGTTATTAACCCCAATTGAAAAGCCTTTTATTCCAAGTAATAAGCAAACATTTAAATTGTTGAAATTAAGTGGTGAATAA
- a CDS encoding PspC family transcriptional regulator, which translates to MKYIHSLRHFFERHGFGFFQRLADRLGMHAKNVRIYFIYVTFFTVGLSFGFYLTFVFAMKLKDLIYTKRSSVFDL; encoded by the coding sequence ATGAAATATATTCATTCTTTACGACATTTTTTTGAAAGGCATGGTTTTGGTTTTTTCCAAAGACTTGCAGACAGACTTGGAATGCACGCAAAAAATGTACGAATCTATTTTATTTATGTAACTTTTTTTACGGTAGGTTTGTCTTTTGGTTTTTACCTAACATTTGTATTTGCCATGAAATTAAAAGATTTAATTTACACAAAAAGAAGTTCGGTTTTCGATTTGTAG
- a CDS encoding transposase, with the protein MSRKYKFREKSGAYFISFATVNWVDVFTRDLYYTCITESLDFCRKNKGMEIYGYCIMTNHIHLIFRSSLNDPSGLIRDFKGLTSRKLLKMIEENAQESRREWMLWMFERAGKKNSNVTNRQFWQQHNHPIEIWSLKVFEQKLNYIHQNPVKAGFVTDPIDWKYSSARNYGNDDATILEIDLN; encoded by the coding sequence ATGAGTAGAAAATATAAATTTAGAGAAAAGTCAGGTGCTTATTTTATAAGTTTTGCCACTGTAAATTGGGTAGACGTATTTACAAGAGATTTATATTATACTTGTATTACTGAGTCTTTAGATTTCTGCAGAAAAAACAAAGGAATGGAAATTTATGGATATTGTATTATGACAAATCATATTCACTTAATTTTCCGTTCTTCTTTGAATGATCCCTCAGGTTTGATAAGAGATTTTAAAGGTTTAACATCTAGAAAACTTTTGAAAATGATAGAAGAAAACGCTCAAGAAAGTAGAAGAGAATGGATGTTATGGATGTTTGAAAGAGCAGGAAAAAAGAATAGTAATGTAACTAATAGGCAGTTTTGGCAACAGCATAATCATCCCATAGAAATATGGTCTTTAAAAGTTTTTGAACAAAAATTGAATTATATACATCAAAACCCTGTAAAAGCAGGTTTTGTTACAGATCCAATAGATTGGAAATATAGTAGCGCCAGAAATTATGGAAATGATGACGCTACTATTTTGGAAATAGATTTAAATTAG